From Hirundo rustica isolate bHirRus1 chromosome 1, bHirRus1.pri.v3, whole genome shotgun sequence, a single genomic window includes:
- the DCSTAMP gene encoding dendritic cell-specific transmembrane protein: MQKYVSIARNAWEIFISERKPGWKYQMQLFAVCSAVGFLSSFLFFLSMHFSLAHHSLGPLLISGFIWISLSITLFCFKHLRCFSVLFLLSCGLKNGREALITAGTGVVVASNIQNIFHNLKVLADSITCHLKHEQFALIKYYVEAIKWIYEVANLRGEIFKYVVVLKHEFIPSYSISDDALKQELNDTEREIQRIANQISFMLTVLPYIGQKVLPIFGVFLVSFGTGLFIKKFVGSHSTKFKNTYITKQFIAFDEHQKQRQRPCLLPLNRKERQDYMIIPSFFFTRKDRKKMLYSFLPVIIHLCIWLLFAAVDSLFYLLIISVNKYLQEVPDLDIQLSLFQNRNEKSNIISMNENIVKTDSFKIPLFKHNCIPHPELALSTTWIQLGVIISFLIIFGLFSGLLTQLKILVSSSFYPDTEMKRIHYLHAKLLKKRAKLQEKTGKNMFARTVNFWFPILKAREAVRKKERSVAE; the protein is encoded by the exons atgcaaaaatacgTCTCAATAGCTCGGAATGCATGGGAAATTTTTATATCTGAAAGGAAGCCTGGCTGGAAGTATCAGATGCAGctttttgcagtttgctctgcaGTTGGctttctctccagctttctatttttccttAGCATGCACTTCTCCTTGGCACACCATTCTTTGGGGCCCTTACTGATTTCTGGATTCATCTGGATTTCACTTTCTATCACGCTCTTCTGTTTCAAGCACCTGCGCTGTTTTAGTGTTCTGTTCCTCCTTTCTTGTGGACTGAAAAATGGCAGGGAGGCTCTTATTACTGCTGGCACAGGTGTTGTGGTGGCCAGCAACATTCAAAATATCTTTCACAATCTAAAGGTTCTGGCAGACAGTATAACCTGTCATTTAAAGCACGAGCAATTTGCTTTGATAAAATATTATGTTGAGGCAATAAAATGGATTTATGAGGTGGCCAACCTTCGTGGTGAGATATTTAAATATGTAGTGGTCCTAAAGCATGAATTCATACCATCTTATTCAATTTCAGATGATGCATTAAAACAAGAGCTAAATGACACAGAGCGAGAAATCCAGAGAATTGCCAACCAGATATCTTTTATGTTGACTGTACTGCCCTATATAGGTCAGAAAGTATTGCctatatttggggtttttctagtttcttttgGAACTGGCctctttataaaaaaatttGTGGGTTCTCATAGTACCAAATTTAAGAATACCTATATCACAAAACAGTTCATTGCATTTGATGAGCACCAAAAGCAACGGCAAAGACCCTGTCTTCTGCCACTTAACAGAAAAGAGAGACAAGATTACATGATAATTCCATCCTTCTTCTTCACaagaaaggacaggaaaaaaatgctgtattcTTTTCTCCCTGTAATTATTCATCTTTGCATCTGGCTTCTGTTTGCTGCAGTAGactctttgttttatttgttaattATTTCTGTGAACAAATATCTCCAAGAAGTACCGGATCTAGACATTCAACTCAGTCTCTTTCAGAAT agaaatgagaaaagcaaTATCATTTCTATGAACGAGAATATTGTGAAGACTGATTCTTTCAAGATCCCTTTGTTTAAGCATAACTGCATTCCTCATCCAGAGCTCGCTCTCTCCACGACATGGATCCAGCTTGGAGTCATCATCTCATTCTTAATAATATTTGGGTTATTCTCTGGCCTCCTGACCCAACTTAAAATACTTGTGTCAAGTTCCTTTTATCCTGATACCGAGATGAAACGGATACATTATTTACATGCAAAATTACtcaaaaaaagagcaaagctACAAGAGAAAACTGGGAAGAACATGTTTGCAAGAACG gTCAACTTTTGGTTTCCAATACTCAAGGCAAGAGAGGCagtgaggaagaaagaaaggagtgTAGCGGAATGA